One window of Sphingobacteriales bacterium genomic DNA carries:
- a CDS encoding EamA family transporter — protein sequence MEPLYLREHGRGIAAVVIASVVWSTGGLFVKLLPFNAMTILFYRSLFAGILFAAVYRREVLLVNKTAFIASGFYALLLICFVSATKLTTAANAIFLQYTAPVYVLLLEPRLFGLKLQKINVITIIACVAGMGLFFSDNLEGGGGWGNLIALLSGVFLAGLLLSQRMNDHRYYISAVFWGNVWIVLICFPFFAMSATPSTEQFGMLMFLGFVQIGVGYLLFTYGLKRTLAIESALLAMIEPVLNPVWVWIGHGEKPSLQALLGGAIIIIALSVRILVLELAKNSKKEIKSIN from the coding sequence ATGGAGCCTTTGTATTTGCGTGAACACGGTAGAGGAATTGCAGCAGTGGTTATTGCATCGGTTGTCTGGAGTACCGGCGGGTTGTTTGTCAAGTTGCTACCGTTTAACGCAATGACCATATTGTTTTACCGCTCCCTGTTTGCAGGAATTTTGTTTGCTGCCGTTTATCGCCGTGAAGTACTTTTGGTCAATAAGACTGCTTTTATTGCCTCCGGTTTTTATGCCTTGTTACTGATTTGCTTCGTATCGGCAACCAAACTGACTACTGCTGCAAACGCTATCTTTCTTCAATATACCGCACCGGTTTATGTGTTGTTGTTGGAGCCCCGGTTGTTTGGTCTGAAATTACAAAAAATCAATGTCATTACTATTATTGCCTGTGTTGCAGGGATGGGTTTGTTCTTTTCTGACAATCTCGAAGGCGGTGGGGGTTGGGGAAATCTGATTGCCTTGTTGTCCGGAGTGTTTTTGGCTGGTTTATTGCTTTCGCAGCGCATGAATGACCACCGATATTATATTTCTGCTGTTTTTTGGGGAAATGTGTGGATCGTCCTGATTTGTTTTCCTTTTTTTGCCATGTCTGCCACCCCCTCTACAGAACAATTTGGGATGTTGATGTTTCTGGGATTTGTTCAAATAGGAGTTGGATATTTATTGTTTACCTACGGTCTGAAAAGAACCCTTGCCATAGAGAGCGCTTTGCTGGCAATGATTGAACCGGTCTTAAATCCGGTATGGGTTTGGATAGGACATGGTGAAAAACCTTCGTTACAGGCTTTGTTAGGTGGGGCTATTATTATTATCGCTTTGTCGGTAAGGATCCTGGTGCTGGAGCTTGCTAAAAATTCAAAAAAAGAAATAAAATCAATAAACTAA
- a CDS encoding T9SS type A sorting domain-containing protein, whose amino-acid sequence MKSYSFISTLLAIFILNFFGISLTIEAQTGFDQHWRIAPIINNPINILSADFDNDGDRDIIVISYLNSPNKKVAIFENVEGVYAGIPMLTHHLNESGDINIQLADLDNDNYLDLVFAFKNLNKIAWSKNNGGFNFSDLQTITTAVNYLKFVEILDFDNDNDLDLLSASSYDHKIALYENLGDGNFGNQIVIAQNAYQTSVVTALDVDNDGLKDVISGASVIYGLAWHKNYGNGIFGVPQTITNAFFNPTQIAIADMNNDGIEDLIVNSGSKKYLILRDVTQSFVDPILIHSNGYSPFFLIDFNFDGNKDIIFPLNNNTVNILLNYGNAIFEGPVQLVNMTYPLSTFAVQDVDNNGYIDILITTNSTYSDRVEWYENQDNSTFVQHILAENNAILYDIFNSDLDNDGDIDVLSASYGDKKIAWFENLGNGTFNTIKVITRNAWGANTVFAADLDNDGFIDVLSSSYNDDKIAWYRNEGQGNFSEQILITNTAEGAMAVTAADFDNDGDADVVAAIYEEQLFRYANDGSGSFSLEQTFIVPIAIQKIRIADLNYDGFPDIIFAASQNEEAGIIGWIKNNGDGTFYPNYSTIAIVPGINDFDVGDIDNDGLPDVVGVSLFYDQSIWYRNNGEGFPFSEEIICTCLNEPVAVSAEDLDNDGDLDIIVGSIGNDRVEWYQNDGMGNFQAADFPISNLGNIRAILAADIDNDGYKDVVLGYNSYSIIDWHRNLFLNIASNTVYTDKIQQLQILQLSPNPTQNTITITYTTPDNQPLSLQMHDLAGKQAFTQTNLPASPGIHTVTLNMQHLTKGMYLLTLSSAKTALSEKILKE is encoded by the coding sequence ATGAAATCATACTCCTTTATTTCAACATTGCTTGCCATATTCATTCTTAACTTTTTTGGCATTAGCTTGACTATAGAGGCTCAAACCGGTTTTGATCAGCACTGGCGAATTGCTCCTATCATTAACAATCCTATCAATATTCTTTCTGCTGACTTTGACAATGACGGCGATAGGGATATCATTGTAATATCTTATTTAAACAGCCCGAATAAAAAGGTTGCTATCTTTGAAAATGTAGAGGGTGTTTATGCCGGAATTCCGATGCTAACCCATCATTTGAACGAAAGTGGTGATATAAATATACAATTGGCAGATTTAGACAATGACAACTATTTAGATCTGGTTTTTGCGTTTAAAAATCTCAACAAAATTGCATGGAGTAAAAACAATGGGGGTTTTAATTTTAGTGATTTGCAAACCATTACTACTGCCGTTAATTATCTGAAATTTGTTGAGATATTGGATTTTGACAACGACAATGACCTTGACCTGCTCTCTGCTTCGAGTTATGATCATAAGATTGCTTTGTATGAAAACCTTGGCGATGGCAATTTTGGAAACCAAATTGTAATAGCCCAAAATGCCTATCAGACCTCTGTCGTAACAGCATTGGATGTTGACAATGACGGACTGAAAGATGTCATATCGGGAGCTTCAGTAATTTATGGGTTAGCATGGCATAAAAACTACGGAAATGGTATTTTTGGTGTCCCTCAAACTATTACCAATGCCTTTTTTAATCCAACTCAAATTGCTATAGCTGATATGAATAACGATGGTATCGAGGATTTGATAGTTAATTCAGGTTCTAAAAAATACCTCATTTTGAGGGATGTAACGCAGAGTTTTGTTGATCCGATTTTAATACATTCAAACGGTTATTCTCCCTTTTTCCTTATCGATTTCAATTTTGATGGCAATAAGGATATCATTTTCCCTTTAAATAATAACACGGTTAATATATTGTTGAATTATGGAAATGCTATTTTTGAAGGGCCTGTTCAACTCGTAAACATGACCTATCCGCTCAGTACTTTTGCAGTTCAGGATGTTGACAACAATGGGTATATTGATATTTTAATTACCACCAATTCTACTTATTCGGATAGGGTAGAATGGTACGAAAATCAGGATAATTCAACCTTTGTTCAGCATATATTGGCAGAGAACAATGCCATACTATATGATATATTTAATTCCGATTTAGATAATGACGGAGATATTGATGTGTTGTCGGCTTCTTATGGGGATAAAAAAATTGCCTGGTTCGAAAACTTAGGCAACGGCACGTTTAACACTATAAAAGTCATTACCCGGAATGCTTGGGGTGCAAACACTGTTTTCGCAGCAGATTTGGACAACGACGGGTTTATTGATGTACTATCATCATCCTATAACGATGATAAAATTGCATGGTATAGAAATGAAGGACAAGGCAATTTTAGCGAACAAATTTTAATAACCAATACAGCAGAAGGAGCTATGGCAGTAACAGCCGCAGATTTTGATAATGATGGTGATGCCGATGTGGTTGCCGCTATTTATGAAGAACAACTTTTCCGATATGCGAATGATGGTAGTGGTAGTTTCAGCCTCGAACAAACATTCATTGTTCCTATTGCGATCCAAAAAATCAGGATTGCCGATCTGAATTACGATGGATTTCCTGACATCATTTTTGCAGCTTCCCAAAATGAGGAAGCCGGAATAATTGGTTGGATTAAAAATAACGGAGACGGCACATTTTATCCAAATTATTCTACCATAGCTATTGTGCCCGGTATAAATGACTTTGATGTTGGTGATATTGACAACGACGGACTGCCCGATGTAGTGGGGGTCTCTCTTTTTTACGATCAATCTATCTGGTATAGAAACAATGGCGAAGGATTTCCTTTTAGTGAAGAAATCATCTGTACCTGTCTTAACGAACCTGTTGCCGTAAGTGCGGAAGACTTAGATAACGATGGTGATTTGGATATCATTGTCGGATCGATAGGAAACGATAGGGTAGAATGGTATCAAAATGACGGCATGGGAAACTTTCAAGCAGCCGATTTTCCAATTTCAAATTTGGGAAATATAAGAGCCATTTTAGCTGCCGATATTGATAATGACGGATATAAGGATGTTGTTTTGGGATATAATTCTTACAGTATAATTGACTGGCATCGGAACCTGTTTCTCAATATTGCCTCTAATACAGTTTATACCGATAAGATTCAACAATTACAAATCCTGCAACTTTCCCCCAATCCCACACAAAACACCATCACCATTACCTATACTACTCCCGACAACCAACCTTTATCCTTACAAATGCACGACCTCGCGGGTAAACAGGCATTTACCCAAACTAATTTGCCTGCTTCACCCGGTATTCATACCGTTACTTTAAACATGCAACACCTGACCAAAGGAATGTATTTGCTCACCCTATCTTCGGCAAAAACTGCCCTGAGTGAGAAGATTTTGAAGGAGTAA
- a CDS encoding IS30 family transposase, protein MKHLTASQRYTISMMKAENYSQKAIAEAIGKSPSTISRELRRNCDKRSGFYEPELAQRKCVKRHQEKKKAIRFDSSMQRYIEELLFQDYSPEQVVGVARKAGVACVSAERIYQHIWADKKRKGSLFTHLRTSGKRYHNRGAAKDKRGIIKDRISIEHRPPEVAAKERFGDLEIDTIIGKNHQGAIVTINDRCTGMLRMKKIAKKEAALVASAAIQLLQDWKPSLHTITADNGKEFAHHQFIASELQINFFFARPYHSWERGASENLNGLIRQYIPKSTDFNSLTDEQIHDNQEKINNRPRKRLNFDSPNQFIKHKVEFIT, encoded by the coding sequence ATGAAACATTTAACCGCATCCCAAAGGTACACAATTAGTATGATGAAAGCAGAAAATTACAGTCAAAAAGCGATTGCGGAAGCGATTGGTAAAAGCCCAAGCACGATTAGTAGAGAGCTTAGGCGAAATTGCGATAAGCGGAGCGGGTTTTATGAACCTGAATTGGCACAACGCAAATGTGTTAAGCGGCATCAAGAGAAAAAGAAAGCCATCCGGTTTGATTCTTCCATGCAAAGGTATATAGAGGAATTGTTGTTTCAGGACTACAGTCCGGAACAAGTTGTAGGTGTAGCGCGAAAAGCGGGGGTTGCTTGTGTGTCGGCAGAACGCATTTATCAGCATATATGGGCAGACAAGAAGCGGAAAGGCAGCTTATTCACTCACCTGCGAACAAGCGGCAAGCGCTACCACAACAGGGGTGCCGCTAAAGATAAACGGGGAATAATAAAAGACCGTATTTCTATTGAACATCGCCCACCGGAGGTGGCAGCCAAAGAGCGGTTCGGAGACCTTGAAATAGATACCATTATTGGTAAAAACCATCAAGGGGCTATTGTAACTATCAACGATAGATGCACCGGTATGCTTAGAATGAAGAAAATAGCTAAAAAAGAAGCGGCTTTAGTGGCAAGTGCCGCTATCCAATTGCTTCAGGATTGGAAACCTTCTTTACATACCATTACCGCAGATAATGGAAAAGAGTTTGCCCATCACCAATTCATTGCCAGCGAACTTCAAATCAACTTTTTCTTTGCCAGACCCTATCATAGTTGGGAAAGAGGTGCTAGTGAAAATCTAAATGGTTTAATCAGACAATACATCCCCAAATCAACTGATTTTAACTCCCTAACCGATGAGCAAATTCATGACAATCAGGAAAAAATAAACAACAGACCCAGAAAAAGATTGAACTTTGATTCGCCTAATCAATTTATTAAACACAAAGTTGAATTTATAACTTGA
- a CDS encoding ABC transporter ATP-binding protein, which produces MSNFERLLYYLKPFKLQALLHILFNLLSILFSVVSLAMVIPFLRLLFDKQPLVQTAPEHFSLSIEWVQTAFNYGMTQLITQYGKIEALLAVCILVSLIFFFKNLFRYLAMYAMAKMRNGTIRQIRADAFGKVVALPVSYFTEERKGDIITRLTSDIQEIENSIISMLAIAFTEPLTVLAYLITMFIISPQLTLFVLIILPLTGLIIGQIGKSLKKKSHQAQSKLGMLMTIIDETISGMKVIKGFNAQQKQINKFATENEVFYKLSKNMLHRRDLSSPLSEFLSITVVAIVLYVGGRMVLSQSLQLEAETFIYFIVVFSQIIPPAKTFSAAYYNIQKGLASVERIAKILDAPIGIKDPEKPVAVSGFQHQIQFNNVSFAYETQTVLQNINVTIPKGKILALVGSSGAGKSTFADLIPRFYDVTKGEILLDNTDIRKFALADLRNLIGIVTQEPVLFNDTVFNNISFGVHHPVTEDELIQAAKIANAHQFIMELENGYQTIIGDRGNKLSGGERQRLTIARAVLKNPPILILDEATSSLDSASEKLVQEALYKLMQNRTSIVIAHRLSTIQFADEILVLEKGQIIERGTHAELIAQQGAYKRFVDLQVF; this is translated from the coding sequence ATGTCTAATTTTGAACGGCTTTTGTACTACTTAAAACCATTTAAGCTACAAGCACTTCTGCACATTTTATTTAACCTGCTTTCTATCCTGTTTTCGGTTGTTTCTCTCGCAATGGTTATTCCTTTCCTTCGATTACTTTTCGACAAACAACCCCTTGTCCAAACAGCTCCCGAACATTTCAGCCTATCTATAGAATGGGTTCAGACGGCTTTTAATTACGGAATGACTCAACTTATCACACAATACGGTAAAATTGAGGCTTTACTTGCTGTTTGTATTCTCGTGTCGTTGATCTTTTTTTTCAAAAACCTCTTCCGCTATTTAGCCATGTATGCAATGGCAAAAATGAGAAACGGGACGATCCGGCAAATTCGTGCCGATGCTTTTGGTAAAGTTGTAGCGCTGCCTGTATCTTATTTTACCGAAGAACGTAAAGGGGATATTATCACCAGACTTACCTCTGATATACAGGAGATTGAAAACAGCATCATCAGTATGCTGGCTATCGCTTTTACCGAACCTCTGACCGTTTTGGCTTATCTGATTACGATGTTTATCATCAGCCCTCAACTGACTTTGTTTGTACTGATTATCTTGCCGTTGACCGGATTGATTATCGGTCAAATCGGTAAATCGCTGAAAAAAAAATCACATCAGGCTCAAAGCAAACTCGGCATGTTGATGACCATTATTGATGAAACCATCAGTGGCATGAAAGTCATCAAGGGATTTAATGCGCAACAAAAACAAATCAATAAGTTCGCAACCGAAAACGAAGTTTTTTATAAGTTGAGTAAAAATATGCTTCACCGCCGCGATTTGTCTTCACCCCTTTCAGAGTTTTTAAGTATAACAGTTGTGGCAATAGTCTTGTATGTGGGGGGAAGAATGGTTTTAAGTCAGTCGTTACAACTTGAAGCAGAAACTTTTATCTATTTTATAGTTGTATTTTCACAGATAATACCACCTGCAAAAACATTTAGTGCTGCTTACTATAATATTCAAAAAGGGCTTGCATCTGTGGAAAGAATCGCTAAAATTTTAGATGCGCCTATCGGCATCAAAGATCCTGAAAAACCGGTAGCTGTTTCGGGATTCCAACACCAAATACAATTTAACAATGTTTCATTTGCCTATGAAACTCAAACTGTGCTACAAAACATCAATGTAACCATACCGAAAGGTAAAATTCTGGCACTTGTAGGTAGTTCGGGAGCCGGAAAATCTACATTTGCAGACCTGATACCGAGATTTTATGATGTTACAAAAGGTGAAATCCTGTTAGACAACACGGATATCCGAAAGTTTGCCTTGGCTGATCTTAGAAACCTCATCGGTATTGTTACTCAGGAACCGGTTTTGTTTAATGATACCGTGTTTAACAATATTTCTTTCGGGGTACATCATCCGGTAACCGAGGACGAACTAATTCAAGCAGCTAAAATAGCCAATGCACATCAGTTCATTATGGAGTTAGAAAACGGCTATCAAACCATAATCGGTGACAGAGGTAATAAACTAAGCGGGGGAGAGCGCCAACGATTGACTATTGCAAGAGCGGTTTTAAAAAACCCTCCCATTTTAATATTGGATGAAGCCACCTCCTCACTCGATTCCGCTTCTGAAAAATTAGTACAGGAAGCCCTGTACAAACTAATGCAAAACAGAACCTCCATAGTCATTGCTCACCGACTTTCTACCATTCAGTTTGCCGATGAAATCTTAGTGCTTGAAAAAGGGCAAATCATAGAGCGAGGCACTCATGCCGAACTGATTGCTCAACAAGGGGCTTATAAAAGGTTTGTAGATTTGCAGGTGTTTTAA
- a CDS encoding ABC transporter ATP-binding protein: MSKEISPMRRLFHYLGNYKIRIAGASGASVLNKIFDLMPPLFVAWIIDTVNGQKPEWIQTLLGDSSALNIAAFLAGLIVIIFFIESFFEWVYERAFKRLAQDVQHQLRTDAYNKMQMREIAFFEEQRTGNLLSILNNDVNELERFLNGSFNQILQLMVLLVFAMISLFQTSWQLALVGVLPIPFMVAIGAWYKRKIAPLYTDIRQSVGDLNNRLENNLSGIAVIKSFTAENLESRRVEEASKEYRNKNYAAIEYNSAFIPVVRMFIAFGLAASLFWGAYSILQGTPLITIGQLAFFAMMLQRLLWPITGLGGVFDSYERARASARRIFNLIDSTPKIVSPVHPKPFNHVEGKIELRNVSFSYFEKIPVLSNINLKIEAGAMIGLAGLTGAGKTTLIKLLLRYYDVQNGAVIIDETDVRDADLTDLRKNIALVSQDVYLFHGTIFENISYGLPNATPEAIENAARQAQLHDFISSLPEKYLTIVGERGIKLSGGQRQRLSIARAILKNAPILLLDEATSAVDTETERAIQENLYLLTKDKTAIVVAHRLSTIRHADHIVILHHGQIAEQGTHESLLALNGIYADLWNVQIGEIAVS; this comes from the coding sequence ATGTCTAAGGAAATCAGCCCGATGCGCCGTTTGTTTCATTATCTCGGAAACTATAAAATCCGGATTGCCGGGGCAAGCGGAGCAAGCGTTTTAAATAAAATCTTCGACTTAATGCCCCCTTTATTTGTGGCATGGATTATTGATACTGTAAATGGTCAAAAACCCGAATGGATTCAAACCCTCTTAGGTGATAGTTCAGCTCTGAATATCGCAGCCTTTTTAGCAGGTTTGATTGTAATCATATTTTTTATTGAGAGTTTTTTTGAATGGGTGTATGAACGGGCTTTTAAACGTTTGGCACAAGATGTTCAGCATCAACTGAGAACAGACGCATACAATAAAATGCAGATGCGCGAAATCGCTTTTTTTGAAGAACAACGAACCGGAAACCTTTTATCAATTCTAAACAACGATGTTAACGAACTGGAGCGATTTTTAAACGGCAGTTTTAATCAAATCTTACAATTGATGGTGCTTTTGGTTTTTGCCATGATATCCCTGTTTCAAACTTCCTGGCAATTAGCTCTTGTTGGGGTTTTACCAATTCCCTTTATGGTAGCGATAGGAGCCTGGTATAAAAGAAAAATTGCACCGCTTTACACCGATATCCGGCAATCGGTCGGGGATTTAAACAACCGGTTGGAAAACAACCTATCGGGTATTGCAGTCATTAAGAGTTTTACCGCCGAAAACCTGGAAAGCCGCCGGGTAGAAGAAGCCTCTAAGGAATACCGCAACAAAAATTACGCAGCCATCGAATACAACAGTGCTTTTATACCTGTTGTGCGAATGTTTATTGCATTCGGTTTGGCGGCTTCCTTGTTTTGGGGAGCCTATTCTATCCTTCAGGGAACCCCTTTAATTACCATTGGACAATTGGCTTTTTTTGCCATGATGCTGCAAAGATTGCTTTGGCCAATCACCGGATTAGGTGGGGTGTTTGATTCTTACGAGCGCGCAAGAGCAAGTGCACGCCGTATTTTTAACCTTATTGACTCAACTCCAAAAATTGTAAGCCCCGTTCATCCAAAACCTTTTAACCATGTTGAAGGAAAAATTGAGTTGCGCAATGTATCTTTCAGTTACTTTGAAAAAATCCCGGTTTTAAGCAATATAAACCTTAAAATAGAAGCCGGCGCTATGATAGGTTTGGCGGGATTGACCGGAGCAGGAAAAACTACCCTCATCAAATTGTTGCTTCGATATTATGATGTCCAAAATGGTGCGGTTATCATTGATGAAACCGATGTCAGAGATGCCGATTTAACTGATTTAAGAAAAAACATCGCCCTTGTCAGTCAGGATGTTTACCTTTTTCATGGGACAATTTTCGAAAACATTTCCTATGGGCTGCCAAATGCGACCCCTGAAGCAATAGAAAATGCAGCTCGTCAGGCACAATTGCACGATTTTATCAGTTCTTTGCCTGAAAAATACCTAACGATTGTAGGCGAAAGAGGCATTAAGCTATCCGGTGGACAGAGGCAACGTTTAAGTATCGCCCGTGCAATATTGAAAAACGCCCCCATTCTTTTATTAGATGAGGCAACAAGTGCAGTTGATACAGAAACCGAAAGGGCTATTCAGGAAAACCTTTATCTGCTGACAAAAGATAAAACAGCCATTGTAGTTGCACACCGTCTTTCAACAATCCGACATGCTGATCATATTGTAATCCTGCATCACGGTCAAATTGCCGAACAGGGAACACATGAATCATTACTGGCGCTTAATGGCATTTATGCAGATTTGTGGAATGTTCAGATTGGAGAAATTGCTGTAAGTTAA
- a CDS encoding DUF3857 domain-containing protein yields MLKTSVYSAILFLLIAKSIVAQPVYSHQNYNWEELPVLYDLQDEESTEPAVIIKDKRIIEFCYDEPTGALLQYETVHKIVRVNDDAGVEGFNKVYVPMHNVIQFIELKARAITKDGKVVVLNKDNIKEIQDVEDYGSLKIFAIEGVEKGGEIEYFYTIQSLVTDPYGREIIQTDNKIKEASIDIISPDNLVFEAKSYNGFPELKLSELDSTRQLSAVAFNIPALFNEEYCTYRANLMKVDYKVSYNTGSPQQNRLYSWESATENFSDLLYSYTPEAKKMVQEELKKLKIKKLNTDQKVIRIEQFLKTTVSLEDGSGPEFNEIEKMLVNRFASELGIARLFAAFLKEAEIDHDLVITTNRNNARFDKDFESWNNFVEIIIYVNPTKKYIAPDMIQFRYGQPPYQFANNYGFFINQAKKTGVVKYIQMPDAEYSTNNIDATISFDQGFMPTVNIRHGWTGYRAAEYRVITLFQKEEFVKAIVLSGMEDAQRPKSEVFNDNLELSTQPEKEFYITSQFTAPSLIEKAGKNYLFKVGNIIGPQVELYQQHERQHDIDMDYPVYYRRKIKFSIPEGYKVSGLETANIDHFVEEKGIKTCRFVSGFQQNGREITITADEYYQNINLPKSEYEPFRKVINAAADFNKVVLVFEKD; encoded by the coding sequence ATGCTTAAAACATCTGTTTATTCTGCAATTTTGTTTTTATTGATTGCCAAATCTATTGTTGCTCAGCCTGTTTATTCCCACCAAAACTACAACTGGGAAGAATTGCCCGTATTGTATGATTTACAAGATGAAGAATCCACCGAGCCGGCAGTAATTATAAAAGACAAACGCATCATTGAGTTTTGTTATGATGAACCTACCGGTGCCCTTCTTCAGTATGAAACTGTTCACAAAATAGTTAGGGTAAATGATGATGCCGGGGTTGAAGGATTTAACAAAGTTTATGTGCCGATGCATAATGTGATACAATTCATTGAGTTAAAAGCTCGTGCCATTACTAAAGACGGAAAAGTTGTGGTGTTGAACAAAGACAATATCAAAGAGATTCAAGATGTAGAGGATTATGGAAGCTTGAAAATTTTTGCCATCGAAGGGGTCGAAAAGGGCGGTGAAATTGAATATTTCTATACAATTCAATCGTTGGTTACTGATCCTTACGGAAGAGAAATCATTCAAACCGACAATAAAATCAAAGAAGCATCAATTGACATTATATCACCCGACAATTTGGTTTTTGAAGCTAAATCTTACAATGGATTTCCTGAACTTAAACTGTCTGAACTTGATTCTACAAGACAATTAAGTGCAGTTGCCTTCAACATACCTGCATTATTTAACGAAGAATATTGCACTTATCGGGCAAATTTGATGAAAGTGGACTATAAAGTATCCTATAATACCGGATCCCCTCAACAAAACAGGTTATATAGTTGGGAATCGGCTACTGAAAATTTTAGCGATTTGTTGTATAGTTATACTCCTGAAGCCAAAAAAATGGTACAAGAGGAATTGAAAAAACTAAAAATCAAGAAACTGAACACAGACCAAAAAGTTATCAGGATTGAGCAATTTTTGAAAACTACGGTTTCGCTTGAAGACGGATCCGGACCTGAATTTAACGAAATCGAAAAAATGCTGGTCAATCGTTTTGCAAGTGAGTTGGGAATTGCCCGTTTGTTTGCAGCATTTTTAAAAGAAGCTGAAATTGATCACGATTTGGTCATCACGACCAACCGGAACAATGCCCGTTTTGACAAAGACTTTGAAAGCTGGAATAATTTTGTGGAAATCATCATTTATGTCAATCCAACCAAAAAGTATATTGCTCCTGATATGATTCAATTTCGGTATGGCCAACCACCCTATCAGTTTGCCAATAACTATGGATTTTTTATCAATCAGGCAAAAAAAACAGGAGTTGTGAAGTATATTCAAATGCCTGATGCAGAGTATAGCACAAACAATATTGATGCTACTATTAGCTTTGATCAGGGTTTCATGCCGACCGTTAATATCAGGCATGGCTGGACCGGTTACCGGGCAGCGGAATATCGCGTAATTACTCTTTTTCAAAAAGAAGAATTTGTAAAGGCGATTGTACTTTCCGGAATGGAAGATGCACAGCGTCCGAAATCGGAAGTTTTTAACGATAACCTTGAACTTTCGACTCAGCCTGAAAAAGAATTTTATATCACCTCACAATTCACAGCACCTTCGCTGATTGAAAAAGCCGGAAAAAACTATCTGTTTAAAGTAGGTAATATCATTGGCCCACAAGTAGAACTTTATCAACAGCATGAAAGGCAACATGATATAGACATGGATTATCCGGTATATTACCGCAGAAAAATTAAGTTCTCAATTCCCGAAGGATATAAGGTTAGTGGATTAGAAACCGCCAATATTGACCATTTTGTCGAAGAAAAGGGCATTAAAACCTGCCGTTTTGTTTCCGGATTCCAACAAAACGGAAGAGAAATTACCATCACTGCAGACGAGTATTACCAAAACATTAACCTCCCAAAATCTGAATATGAACCATTCAGAAAAGTCATCAATGCTGCTGCCGACTTTAACAAGGTAGTTTTGGTCTTTGAAAAAGATTAA